Part of the Echeneis naucrates chromosome 18, fEcheNa1.1, whole genome shotgun sequence genome is shown below.
GACTGAAGGTTCTCCTGGAGGTTCTCCTGGAGGTTGTCGAGTTGGTCTGGCAGTGAAGTGGGTTAGTTTGCTGGTTCCACACTGATGGTCCTGCAGCGCCTCCTGGAGGCCGACTGATGAAGTGTAATGAGGATTTACCTTCTCCACTCCGTAACCTTccttctgcagcagcaacatggagggAACCACGACGGCAGGAGACACTGCAGCCAGaacaaaactacacacagacacacacagatttatgtACTGTAAGAACACACTGcacctgcgtgtgtgtgtgtgtgtgtgttaccccAGGATGAAGCCCCACACCCAGGGCAGAtccaacaggaagtgagagaCCACAGCAATGATGGAGGCTTCAACCACACAGGGGCCGATGGCGAGACGCACACACACCGTCTTTAGCCGGCGCAATGCCTGCAAACATACACACGTTTAaacctgtgttgtgtgtttgtttgtgcttcctcatcggggatctgttggtctctttaaatcatttaatacagagtttggtccagacctgctctgtatgtaaagtgccttgatgtaaccttgttatgatttggcgctatacaaatgatttgatttgtttgtgcgtttgtgtgcggGTACCGAGGGGTCGAGGCCCAGCCCGGCTCGGGTCAGGATGATTGACAGGGCGATGCTCCTCAGAGATGAAGACCAATGAGTGTCGATGAAGACGGCGTCCGTTATGTAGGGAACGTTACGCAACACCAGACCCGCTAACAAcatacctacacacacagacacacacagtacagaTTCAGGTGGACTGGGACATTTTGGCTGAAGGAGGGTCGGTTCGTACCGAGCagggggggggaaggggggcagCGTGGGCAGTTGGATCATTCCGACCAGTTTCCCTCCGAGCACGGAgcagatgaagaggatgatgatgccGAACAGGTTTCCTCCTGGTAAACACTCCCTTCCTGTGATGGACCAGACGACACCGAACAGCAGAGCGAAGAGACAcactgcacgcacacacacacacacacacacacacacacaggtgatcAGAGTGATTCCAGTAGtcctgctggtcctggtcctggtcctggtcctggtccgggTTTGCACCTTTTGTGATGAGCAGGCTGATGAGTCCGTGAGGTCGAGGACATCGCTCCCTCAGCCTGACGCAACACCCACAGGACGACTCCGACGCCGCCATgatctacacacagacacacacaggtcaccatggtaacagatcAGCAGCAGTAAGGACAGGTATCCCTACACCTGCAACACGTGACCAAAAGTATACAGATCCAGGTGTGTACGATCCAGAGAGGGAAAGCTGgatggaacaacaacaacagtttattctcttttctgatgtttctgcagcagctcagctgtcCACACTGAACCTGCTGATGTCCTTTAtcgtcaacaacaacaacaacaacaacaacagctggaCTGTGTGTTGGCGCCGCTCACCTCGGCGCTCTCGTCCGTCTTCCTCTGTGGCAGCACGgtgatctctctctcctcctgacTGACCTGAACTTTACTCCCTTGCTttaccagagagagagagagagagagagagagagagacactgacaGTGAATGAACTTTGTCCTCAGTACTCAGACTTCAGTTCGTTTCCtccagagtaaaaataaaataaacttctGATTGAGCACAAATTCTAttcagataaaaaataaaaaataaagactgaatcCGACAGGAAgctgaaatatttaataaagtTTTTACAAACAAATTAATCAGTTTAAATTCGAAAATTATCGTCATGGAGATGAATGGACCAAATGAAGAGTGAGGACGATGTAcaatggtgtgtgtctgtgtgtgtgtgttggctccACTTCACAGGGATCTGTCACGTCTTTGTGTTACCTGTCCAGGTGAGTGATAACATCACAGATTAATAGAAGGAATGAACCTCTTGTCAACgataattgttttcattatatTGTTGTCTGAAGATAAGACCTCttaacattaacacacacacacacacacaactgtttaCACATTCCTTCTCTTAAACTTCATCCATCTCTGTCAGTTAATCAACAGAATTTATCGTTTCAATTGATTTAATGATTAAaccaggagtgtgtgtgtgtgtgtgtgactccacATCAGACTGTAaaagatcaaacacacacattaacaacatCAGTTACACCTGAGCTCTGACTTCAGGTGGTGGGTGGAGCTAAAATCCAGTTCacacctgttttattttaaaaaggtgtaAAACAATGCTggtccagcagagggcagtaAATGTGTGATGAGTCACCTGATCTGCAGCTTCTTTCTGCTTCTCGCTGCTCATCACGTAACGTTTGGTAGCTTCTTCGTCCATCATCTGCAGACACGTTTAGATGTTAgtgaagacagacacagaatTCATCCAGCTAACAAACCAGATTTAGAGAAGGTGGCTCTATCCTGACTGCATGGTACAGTATGTCAGTcagaggagggacattttcccatagacttcaaaaaAGTACAGAGCTGAAGTGAAGAAAATTCTCCTGCAGGTTTAAAGTCAAACTAAAAACAGGGAGTGATCGTCTGATCTGCTCACAGCGTGGCCAGTTATTTCCGATctcaataaaatgttttcacaaaacAAGCTAATTATTCTCAGGCAGCCAACTGCTGCAAGTTCAGTTCGAGCTTGGATGATAATTTGTGTAATATACACAAAAAGCATCTCAGAAAATGTCAGGAAATGATTCAGAAAGTGtgacacaaaggaaataaacagacattcatCATTAATCTGGTCGTCAAACATAATGAACTTTACATCGTACTGAGGATTTCATCTTTCTCTTACCTTCAGCAgaatcagagctgcagctcagccGAAGACAAAAAGTCAACTGACAACTTAGTCATCAGCCAGAACAcgacacagtgtgtgtctgtgtgcgttaaTAACAGATGGTTTAaactctgttgtgtttgtcgCTCTACAAAAtgacagacatcacacacactATAAAGCCTGGAATTATGGGAACACAGGTCAGTGTCACACTGCGGACGGCATTAATGCCAggctgtcactcacacacacagcagcgcTGCGTCCACAGCCGTCTTCAGAATCAAACACCTCATTATCTCCGAGATAATAGCAGGTGTGTGAGAGCAGACCTGATGTTTAGCCCTCACATGATTGACAGATACAAATTAAAGGCACATTTCGTGATAATTTCAAGACAGAAAAATTTTTCCTGCATTTCAAAtgaggaactttctgtgttcgACCTTTCTCTGGTTAGTTTTTAtctaaaaacaccaaaacattcTGAGTTTTAACGGAAAACAACGTTTAGTGAGTCAGAATCAGATGAGATTACACcgttataaaataataaactgtcacTCAGCTGACTGTGACACTGACTGATCTGAAAATACACGTCTGCTATTCTTATTTATGGACCAGAGgaagtggaaacaacacacacagagcggaCAGAGTGTGTGTATACTTTTATTGGTGGGACAGAAGGTGATACAAACCAAAGATTCACCGTTTACACAAACATTAGGCTGCAGTCACTTCATTAAGAACTAAATCTATATCAAACAATAACACTCTTCATCATTGTGACCGTTCTAACAGCTAAatcaggaagtgacatcacacacacacactgacagcccTGTGTAAGAAGCATGACATACAAAAAGCTGTAGAAAAATATTcttaaaaaaccaaacacaacgacgacgacaacaacGACCACCCGGAATGTTCTGGATGTCAGTCAGACAACGAGTCGAGCTGCGTTATAAAGCTGAGCCTAAAAATCAAACTTCCtgtttctacatttttaaagtGACTCAGAAGAAAAGTTCTTAACGAATCAAACCAagttcacactttcacacacgaGTGAAACATTCGTTTTGATTTCAGACAGCGATGTTCAGATGTGTTTTGGACTTTTTCCGTTAGAGATGGAATTATTAGATGAACACGATGAAGTTGGCTCAGCACTCAGAGCTTCATATCCAGATTAGCCAAGCCTGCTAATTCAGCTATCCTGTTGAGCAGTTAAAACCGTCACACAACTGGACTGAAACGGTTCATCCACTCATTGCAAAAGCTAATGTAGCTTACTACTGGCATTTGTGAACGTTATAAAAATATACTGAGAAGTTCAGGACGCTACGGTTGTGCTTCTATGTCGGCAGTTAATAGTTTGTGTTAGCAAGTCTGCTAGCTAATGTGAGCAGTAGCTACTATCTGACCAGTTAGCTGTTAACATAAGCTAACATCATGAGTCCAGACTGATGTTATCCTAAATGTTACCGTTAAGTTAAGCTTCTTCgtttactttgtttttctgcgCTAACTTTTGAcctaaaaacatttaaagttcTCATAAACACTTTAATCTTATAGTCATTATATAAACATGTAATAAACTGCGCTGAGAGATTTTACGTTTATTAATGTGAAGAAATGTTTCatatctttgtttatttactgttgTGTCATTAGAACgtgattaaatgttaaaaaccgTCGAAGCTGTTTGTAGCCTGATGACACATCATAAAGGGACTTCAAGTCACGGGAACTccaacatgttcattttttgatgcagctcatctttttcttgttttacattTGGCTTCACAGAGAGCAGCACTGTTGGTCAGATATTGCTCAGCTGGTATATTTTGAATTATCAGCCACCAAAATGATGATTCTCATTCATCAACAGCCTGAAAACGCTGCAGTCGTTTTATCTGTAGTTCAGTTTGTTCTCTGTTGTATTCTGTGTTGTTGACGAGGTCAGTGTTACAGAACATTGTCTCGACATAAATTatttgtggaaatgtgtgaGACTCAAAGATGAAATGTAACTGTTGTCTTTAATAATTATGAGGGGCACTCTTATTTTGTCAGCACAAAATCTCCAGATGCTCCTGACCTGAATTATGGCTGAGACGAAGAATCTAACATGAACGTCACTAAATCCCAGTTGACCAATAAGTTGCCCACATTTGTGGAAGtaaaataaattgtgtgtgtgtttgtgtgttacatgcagcaacacatacacaaacacacaacaatgagctcagttaaataaaaataaaatcataacaaactgaagaaatgtgACGATGATCACAGATTTTCTTGTTAAATGTGAATGGAAACAAATATTCATGATTAATATTAATCTAAAACGTATAAATAAGCAGAAGTGAAAATTTAACGTACTTTAGATCTAAAGTAGATTCTACATGAAAACAGGAATCCCTGCagcttttgatatttttataaaacaggaagtaaacattACGACATGTAAGACTTAAATATGTATTTCTTTctaaaataataacatttataaTCTGTTATCTGGTTTTGGATCATCCTGTGTGTACTTTTTTAGAATTATTTAGTTGAACTGGGGTTAAAATGAATCTGACAGCTGAACACTTTCATTCTTTCAGACGTcggtttttttttaacacctgaattcagttttcagtataaaacttttcatttctgtatttaatATCTTTTGTTTGAATTTCAACATTAAGCTTTCTGTCATGTTTACTCAGTTCAATAGTTTTTGGCCTTAATTTGCTTCCAAACATTTTCTAACtgaaaaggggaaataaaaacaaactgaaatgttcGGCTGCATGAATGTCGAGCTCGACTAGCTAACAAGTTAGCATCTGTAACAGGAGTTAACACAACTGCTCACACAGCAGTTAGCATCTGAAGGCTATCAGTTTAGATATAGGCACAGGTAGAGGAAGTGAAGGTGTGAGAGGGACGATGACATCATTTCCTCCTGGAATGaaacagcttgtgtgtgtgtgttagtcagTCAGgtatgtgtgaatgtaaatCTGTTGTTGTATCCAGGGAGTGAAGTGTGTTACGTTGCTGTAAACTCCAGGTCCGAGGACTTTGCTGAAGCAGACGCTGCCCCACGACGTCAGGCCAAACAACGTCCAGCGGCCGCCGCCGTCCTCACACACCAACGGGCCGCCGCTGTCAcccttaacacacacaaacagtgtcgACACAAACAACGGCGAAAACATCAGCACCGAAACTAAACCTGACctgcttttaaaacaaaccaaagtcaGCTCCATtcgttttttatttcattcagtttaactgaacaaaatgacaaatatcgATTAAACTGGGGCGTTTTGTTAGCTTAGCTGTTAGCTCAGAAGTTACCATGCAGGAGTCGACCGTTCCAGCATCGTAACCGgcgcaaagcattctgggagtGATGGTTTTCATGTCGAAGTATGACTGGCACTGAGTCAGAGAGATGATCCGGACCTCCCCCTCCTGCAGCTTAAAGGGcactacacaatcacacaatcacacagacacacacaggtacaacTGAACAAAATGAGCGTCCCCACAAGTACATtcaggcaggtgtgtgtgtgtacgtactCCTGTTGCCCATGTGACCCCAGCCTGTGATGTAACAGTAGGAGTCAGGTGACGGCGTCTGTCCGAGCTGAGGGAGACAGACGGGTCTGACGAACGGCGTCTCTTCCACCTGCCAACGCCAAGACAGGCCCATCAAAGCGGTCCATTGGGGCCCATAATCAATACCcagtgtgtgacctctgacctctgagtcCAGCTGCACCACGCTGATGTCGTAGTCGACCACGGCGCGGTTGTATCGCGGGTGAACGATGATCGCACGGACCCCCTGAGTCTGACTTTGGCCCCCCGGGTGGTCCAGGTTGTTCAGACCCAGGACCACCTTCCAGAGCTCCGGACTCTCCCTCCTGGGGGGACGACAGTCACGTTACCGCCACAGCTGCCACCTGACCCCGCCCCCACCTCCTCTGACCACGCCCCCCATCTCACCCCTCAAAGCAGTGTGCGACGGTCAGAGCCCACCTCTGGGCGATCAGGACGCAGCCGCAGACGTGTCCGCTCTGCCCGCTCTGCAGCGAGCACTGCCAAGGCCACGCCCCCCGCCGGGACACCCGCCCTCCCAGAatcctcttcttcctgtggGAGTACATGCCCACTGCTGGGCGGAGACCGCACTCTAACAAACAAAGAGGGAGGAGTCCCTTCATCAatcatcaataatcaataactcTACATTGAAcatttgacaataaaacaggaagaatcaCCTTCTCTGGTACAGACCAACGACACCCTCTTCCTGGAGTGACAGGCGTGGCtgtggggggggagggggagggggcggggtcaAAGGCTGTTCTCAGAAATGGACAGTTaaaccagaccaggaccaggaccaggaccgggaccgggaccaagaccgggaccaagaccaggaccaggaccaagaccgggaccaagaccgggaccaagaccgggaccaggaccgggaccaagaccgggaccaagaccgggaccaagaccgggaccaggaccgggaccaggaccgggaccaggaccaagaccgggaccaagaccgggaccaagaccaggaccaggaccaagaccgggaccaagaccaggaccgggaccgggaccgggaccgggaccaagaccaggaccgggaccaggaccaggaccaagaccgggaccaagaccgggaccaagaccaggaccgggaccaggaccgggaccaagaccaggaccaagaccgggaccgggaccgggaccaggaccaggaccaggaccaggaccaagaccgggaccgggaccgggaccaagaccaggaccaggaccgggaccgggaccaggaccaggaccgggaccaagaccaggaccaggtccaggtccaggaccaggaccaagaccaagaccgggaccaagaccaggaccgggaccaggaccgggaccaagaccaggaccaagaccaggaccaggaccaggaccgggaccaagaccaggaccaggaccaggaccaagaccgggaccaggaccgggaccaagaccaggaccaggaccaagaccaggaccaggaccaggaccaagaccgggaccaagaccgggaccaagaccaggaccaggaccaagaccgggaccaggaccaggaccaagaccgggaccaagaccgggaccaagaccaggaccaggaccaagaccgggaccaggaccaggaccaagaccaggaccgggaccaggaccaggaccaggactgtgTCCAGTCCAGTCGGTTCTGTTACCTCCTCTTCTCCAGTCGGGCCTGCAGAGCAGAACCGTTCCTCTGGTTCCACTCAGGGTGGACGTGTAACCAACGACGACGGCCCGGGACACCGGGCTGgtctgttaccatggaaacagaggagggaaccctgcagagggacagagtgtgTTAATCTGTCACaaagagtgtgtgtcagtgtgtgtcagtgcctcagtgtgtcagtgtgtgtcagtgtgtgtctgtgcctcagtgtgtgtcagtgtgtgtcagtgtgcctcagtgtgtgtcagtgtgtgtcagtgcctcagtgcgtgtcagtgtgtgtctgtgcctcagtgtgcctcagtgtgtgtctgtgcctcaGTGTGCCTCAGtgtgcctcagtgtgtgtcagtgtgtgtcagtgcctcagtgcgtgtcagtgtgtgtcagtgtgtgtctgtgcctcagtgtgtcagtgtgtgtctgtgcctcagtgtgcctcagtgtgtgtcagtgtgtgtcagtgcctCAGTgcctcagtgtgtcagtgtgtgtctgtgtgtgtctgtgtgcgtctgtgtgtgttactgacCTTACCCTAGGCCCAGCTGTCTGCAGGTCAGGTGACTCAGCTGGTGGTTCCACTCGTCAGCACAGATCTGATACTCTGCTGCCGTCCTGAAGACGGTGAGGACGGGACCTGATCCATCGGACAGAGACACTGAGGACGGAGCAGATCAATACACCCATCAGAAGACTGATCAAAGACTGATCAACGACCGATCAACCACTGATCAACGACTGATCAACGACCGATCAGAAGACTGATCAAAGACTGATCAATGACTGATCAATGACTGATCAACGACCGATCAGAAGACTGATCAAAGACTGATCAACGACTGATCAACGACCGATCAGAAGACTGATCAACGACTGATCAACGACCGATCAGAAGACTGATCAAAGACTGATCAATGACTGATCAACGACCGATCAGAAGACTGATCAACGACTGATCAGATAATATAGACATTGGAGGATACAAACACATacctttgtatttgtgtgtgtgtctgtgtgtgtctgtctctctcagtgtgtgtctgtgtgtgtcagtctctctcagtgtgtgtctgtgtgtgtctgtgtgtgtcagtctctctcagtgtgtgtctgtgtgtgtctgtgtgttaccaCAGTCCCACTCGTCTGAACTGTCCCTGCAGTCCTTCCTGCCGTCACACCACAGAGTCCGATGGACACACTGATGGTTGTTACAGGACAGCTCGTTGtctctgcagacagctgagGACACGCCATGGATATTATtgatcagtgacatcatcagacgatgatgtcactgatcaatgatgatgatgatgaaggtgtcTCACAGCAGTTGTCCTCGTCCACCAGCAGAGGACAGTCGGGGAAGCCGTCACAGATCATACTGGCTTTGATGCAGACGTTACTGCCGGGACACTCCCACAGAGCGCGCTCAGAACAGCCTGTCGGAGACGGATATGTGACATCACAGCGTCCCCCAGGCCAAGGGGACTGAATCTGAAATGTGTCCCGCGTCTCACCGCAGTCGTCTTCATCGCTGTGGTCGTCACAGTCCAGATGTCCGTCGCAGCGTTTGGACGCCAGGACGCAGCGTCCCGACCGACACTTGAAGTGACTGGGCGAGCATTCTGTCACCACGGCAACGcatccaaaaacaacaacaaggttAGCATCTGAACGAGGCCGAAagtaacacacactcagcaaCGTCACGGGGACGACGCGTCCGTACCGTCCACTCCAGGCTCCGGCAGGAGACACGTCGCGTTTCCCCCGTCCTCCGGAAACTGGCTGCAGTCCGAGTCCTCGGGCCACTGCAATCCCACAATGCCGAGCACCGACTCACACTTCTCCTTCGCACTACGACACAATGACCTGCAGGGGGAGAGACGTGAGGacaagagcgagagagagacagagagagagacaggaggacagaagggagagtgagacagagagagagagacaggaggacagaaggagggagaaagacagacagagatagagacaggaggacaggagggagcgagagacagagagagagacatcaggACAGGAGGGAgcgagagacagaaagacagaaggagggagagagagagacaggagagacagacagagagagagagacagggtgaCGAAGGGACAGAGGTGGCTAAGTGCCAGACTAAGGGACTGTTGGACGGACAGGGGGACGACCTGCAGGGCGGGACCTTCTGCAGACTGACGGGGTCACACTTTGGAACCAGCAGCGTGCAGGCGTAGAACATCAGGTACTGGTAGCATCCGGTCTGGACCAGAGCCGGGAACAACGAGGACTCCCAGGACACGGACGTCTCCCTCTGAGACAGATGTCCCAGGAAGTTTGGGAAGCTGGTCAGGTTGTATGGAAGATTCATACACAGCTCCAGACTGATGGGCTCACAGCGagctggacagagagagacagggggacAGACAGGGGACAGACAGGTGAACTCCTCCTGTATCAGtaaaatcagtgtgtgtctgtgtgtgtgtgtgtgtgtgtgtgtgtgtgtgtgtgtggactcacTGCAGTTGTGGTTTCGGGGGTCACACGCAGCGTTTCCTCCGACACACGCCGTGGGACAGGAAGGAGCGATGCAGCTGGGCTGAccaggaacacacacaccctgagctggaaaggacacacacagtggtgAGGGGGAGGACAGGGAcggatcagagacagatcagagacagatcagagacgGATCAGGGACGGAtgagagacagatgagagacagatcagagacagatcagggACGGATCAGAGAcggatcagagacagatcagagactGATCAGGGACGGATCAGAGACGGATCAGGGACGGAtgagagacagatgagagacagatcagagacgGATCAGAGACGGATCAGAGACGGATCAGAGACGGATCAGAGACGGATGAGAGAcggatcagagacagatcagagacagatcagagacgGATCAGAGACGGATCAGAGACGGATCAGAGACGGATCAGGGACGGATGAGAGAcggatcagagacagatcagagacgGATCAGAAACGGATCAGAGACGGATCAGAGACGGATCAGGGACGGATCAGAGATAAATCAGAGAcggatcagagacagatcagagacagatcagagacgGATCAGAGACGGATCAGAGACGGATCAGGGACAGAtgagagacagatgagagacagatcagagacgGATCAGAGACGGATCAGAGACAAATCAGAGACGGATCAGAGACGGATCAGAGACGGATGAGAGACGGATCAGAGACGGATCAGAGACGGATCAGGGACGGATGAGAGACGGATCAGAGACGGATCAGGGACGGATCAGGGACGGATCAGGGATGGATCAGAGACGGTGTTGTGAAGACGAcgtctcactctctctgctgcagtgcTCCTCGTCACTGCCGTCCTTACAGTCGTCCTCGCCATCACAACGAAACGCTGAAGGAATACACTGACCGTTCCTGCACTCCAACAAACCCTGACTCCTACaggctgcacacacagagagacagacagggagacaggcagggagacaggcagggagacagacagggagacaggcagatttaattcagtgttaatcagttcatttcagctgtatttcatgtagataataataattacacaacaacaacaacaacaacgtctTCAGTGTCTCACAGCAGTTCAGCTCGTCAGTTTTGTCCAGGCAGTCGTTGTCTCCATCACACAACCAGTTTCTGGACACACAACGACCATCACCACAACGATGCTCGTGGCTCAGATCACACACtgaaaacgcacacagacacacacacagtggtggTTAACATCAGATATCAGCCTGTGTGGACGCTGCTCGCCAAAATAAAAGTCCCTGAGTTAACAGCTGGGAGACACAGGAAACCCCCAACACTGatactgtgtgtctgtgtgtgtctcaccacAGTTGCGTTCATCGCTCAGATCTCCACAGTCGTCATAACCATCACACACCAGAGCGGGCGAGAGACAGCGGCCGGTGTGACACTGAAACTCTCCGTCTGTGCacactggagagagagaaaccagaTCAGGTCGGGTCCTGACTATAAACCGTGGACGCCGATCAGCTGACTGATCTGTCGTTTTCCTCTCGTTGTTCAGCTTCAGAGGTGTGTAatcaaaaggtcagaggtcagaggtcagagagagggcaagagacaaacagacaaagaggaaactCTCTCTAACATTCCACTGCTCTCAATCGAGTTTCTTTATGTTGCCACGACGACCAACTCCGTCACAACAACAGTCATGAAGGTCCAATCAGTCACCTGCAAACATGTTACCGCGGCAACGAGCATAAAACTACCCTGCTATTTACACACGCCACAATACAatctacgtgtgtgtgcgttcaccGCAGTGTGTCTCGTCGCTCCAGTCGTCACAGTCATTGTAGCCGTTACACACCAGTTTCTGGGGGATGCAAATTCCTGTCGCACACAGGAAGTGGTCTCTCCCACCGCACACAGctgctgaccaatcagagagaAGGCAGAACTTAATCAGTTTGGAGTTTCATGTaccgatgtgtgtgtgtgtgtgtgtgtgtgtgcgagtttTTACTCACATGGCTTCCCTTTGATCTGTTGTGGCGTGTAACAGGCGGGAGGGGCGGGACTTGCTGTTGTCATgggtgataatgatgatgaaggtggcGGGGCGGCGGTGACGTTGCTGAACTGAGAGCAGCGCAGGAAGTCGGGCCAGGACACGTTGACCATCTGAAGGACGGGCTCACAGCCTTCCCTCGCCGCTTCGCAGAATGACGCACAGGGCAACACAacctgcctgcacacacacacaggcatgcaacaataaaataacaattcCCATCAGCCTTCTCCATTCCCATaagtcagaggtcaaaggttaaagagAGGGGAGTGCGAGTTCCTAATTTAGAGTGTGTGAGGTTGTTATTATTAGCCTAGagtttcaacacacacacacacacacacacacacacacacacacgttgtccCACTTACAGCGGACAGCTGAGAACCAACAGTCTCATCAGCCTGTGTGTGCCTGCTGTGTTGATTTTGTGGTGTTGTTGTGttacctgctgtgtgtttcGGCGGCAGCGATGCACTCGGGCAGCGCCAGCGAGCAGCCGAACAGCATGATGTGTCTGTAGCAGGACAGTCTGCTGAGGTAACTGAAGAACCTGCAACACACAGCAGGCCTGAGTCCACACGTCCACCCGCCGGCAGGAACACGTGTGTTTGGATCCAGTTACCTTAGCAACATTTCCACCTCCGAGCTCTTCACCACGGCGACGGAGGACGACAGCCACGTCTGATTGTAGGGCAGCATGTGACACTGAG
Proteins encoded:
- the corin gene encoding atrial natriuretic peptide-converting enzyme isoform X3, which gives rise to MSARRETCPRVTFSGAGTATTPAQGPETGMGGEACPQKLGSSNHLRLLLYILVPAVSLLGGLLLLILALTGIFSSSLLDPPSLPSPEPVAGSDPGYHSNSTNPPPPLEVDSVTYALTRHSTDDITHHSKSTSAASTSVPTPSSSQATPTQPYTRPPEWLTSVTSQSTTWLVSTAAAPDTGGCQLITEPQCHMLPYNQTWLSSSVAVVKSSEVEMLLRFFSYLSRLSCYRHIMLFGCSLALPECIAAAETHSRQVVLPCASFCEAAREGCEPVLQMVNVSWPDFLRCSQFSNVTAAPPPSSSLSPMTTASPAPPACYTPQQIKGKPSVCGGRDHFLCATGICIPQKLVCNGYNDCDDWSDETHCVCTDGEFQCHTGRCLSPALVCDGYDDCGDLSDERNCVCDLSHEHRCGDGRCVSRNWLCDGDNDCLDKTDELNCSCRSQGLLECRNGQCIPSAFRCDGEDDCKDGSDEEHCSRETQGVCVPGQPSCIAPSCPTACVGGNAACDPRNHNCTRCEPISLELCMNLPYNLTSFPNFLGHLSQRETSVSWESSLFPALVQTGCYQYLMFYACTLLVPKCDPVSLQKVPPCRSLCRSAKEKCESVLGIVGLQWPEDSDCSQFPEDGGNATCLLPEPGVDECSPSHFKCRSGRCVLASKRCDGHLDCDDHSDEDDCGCSERALWECPGSNVCIKASMICDGFPDCPLLVDEDNCSVCRDNELSCNNHQCVHRTLWCDGRKDCRDSSDEWDCVSLSDGSGPVLTVFRTAAEYQICADEWNHQLSHLTCRQLGLGVPSSVSMVTDQPGVPGRRRWLHVHPEWNQRNGSALQARLEKRSHACHSRKRVSLVCTREECGLRPAVGMYSHRKKRILGGRVSRRGAWPWQCSLQSGQSGHVCGCVLIAQRWALTVAHCFEGRESPELWKVVLGLNNLDHPGGQSQTQGVRAIIVHPRYNRAVVDYDISVVQLDSEVEETPFVRPVCLPQLGQTPSPDSYCYITGWGHMGNRMPFKLQEGEVRIISLTQCQSYFDMKTITPRMLCAGYDAGTVDSCMGDSGGPLVCEDGGGRWTLFGLTSWGSVCFSKVLGPGVYSNVTHFTPWIQQQIYIHTYLTD
- the corin gene encoding atrial natriuretic peptide-converting enzyme isoform X2, with product MSARRETCPRVTFSGAGTATTPAQGPETGMGGEACPQKLGSSNHLRLLLYILVPAVSLLGGLLLLILALTGIFSSSLLDPPSLPSPEPVAGSDPGYHSNSTNPPPPLEVDSVTYALTRHSTDDITHHSKSTSAASTSVPTPSSSQATPTQPYTRPPEWLTSVTSQSTTWLVSTAAAPDTGGCQLITEPQCHMLPYNQTWLSSSVAVVKSSEVEMLLRFFSYLSRLSCYRHIMLFGCSLALPECIAAAETHSRQVVLPCASFCEAAREGCEPVLQMVNVSWPDFLRCSQFSNVTAAPPPSSSLSPMTTASPAPPACYTPQQIKGKPSAVCGGRDHFLCATGICIPQKLVCNGYNDCDDWSDETHCVCTDGEFQCHTGRCLSPALVCDGYDDCGDLSDERNCVCDLSHEHRCGDGRCVSRNWLCDGDNDCLDKTDELNCSCRSQGLLECRNGQCIPSAFRCDGEDDCKDGSDEEHCSRETQGVCVPGQPSCIAPSCPTACVGGNAACDPRNHNCTRCEPISLELCMNLPYNLTSFPNFLGHLSQRETSVSWESSLFPALVQTGCYQYLMFYACTLLVPKCDPVSLQKVPPCRSLCRSAKEKCESVLGIVGLQWPEDSDCSQFPEDGGNATCLLPEPGVDECSPSHFKCRSGRCVLASKRCDGHLDCDDHSDEDDCGCSERALWECPGSNVCIKASMICDGFPDCPLLVDEDNCSVCRDNELSCNNHQCVHRTLWCDGRKDCRDSSDEWDCVSLSDGSGPVLTVFRTAAEYQICADEWNHQLSHLTCRQLGLGVPSSVSMVTDQPGVPGRRRWLHVHPEWNQRNGSALQARLEKRSHACHSRKRVSLVCTREECGLRPAVGMYSHRKKRILGGRVSRRGAWPWQCSLQSGQSGHVCGCVLIAQRWALTVAHCFEGRESPELWKVVLGLNNLDHPGGQSQTQGVRAIIVHPRYNRAVVDYDISVVQLDSEVEETPFVRPVCLPQLGQTPSPDSYCYITGWGHMGNRMPFKLQEGEVRIISLTQCQSYFDMKTITPRMLCAGYDAGTVDSCMGDSGGPLVCEDGGGRWTLFGLTSWGSVCFSKVLGPGVYSNVTHFTPWIQQQIYIHTYLTD